The Argentina anserina chromosome 5, drPotAnse1.1, whole genome shotgun sequence genome includes the window AGAGTAGCCATACATAGAATTCAACATGGAGAATAGTCATGGATAGAAAATATATTGCTTCtcaaaaaaaatagaggataTATTGGATCCAAGGTTGGATGGTGAATACAGCAGGAGCCAAGCAGCAAAGATGGTTGAGATTGGTATTTCCTGTGTGGAGGAAGATAGGGCTAAAAGACCAACAATGGATGCAATTGTACAAATGTTGCTAGAATGTTAAAGGTGAGTCTCTAAATTCATTCTAAGTTGACAGTCTTTTTTGGTTTGGGTATTACTACTGTTGCTCTGGTAGAAGTTCAAGGTTTTGTCAAGTAATACTTGTAATGAGAGTTCCTTAGCTTTTATCACTCATCTCAATTATAAGCGTTGAGATTAAAGTTATCCTTCTGTTTTAAATTTCCAGTGTTCAGCCACAACTTATACAACTGTAATGGCTTGTTCTTGTTTCCTTAGTATGGAAATCAAATGTGTTAAGTACTTAAGTTTACTTATGAACAACAAATCATTTGATGAATAAAGGTAGAAACTTCATTCAATGAATAATGCTTGGGTAGAAATCACATTGCATATGTAGAATAATCATGTCATATTTGAATCAAGCAGTTATTTTACTTCATCTCTGATGGCAAATATAATGGCATTGGACCTTTGCGTTTTTGAATTACCAGGATTAAACTGCTTGAGAAAAGGAGATCACATTTAACTTCTTTGCCCATGCTACACTGTCATCTAGTATCTCCTTCATGCCAAACTTGTACTGGAAGCCTATCTTCTTCAGCTTACTGAAATCACTTTTGCTTCCTTCTTTAGGCCCTTCAGTCGATCTGAAATGAATTCAACAAAatcattaaaaaagaaaaaaaaatattggatATATTCATGGATAAATTACGAGTCCTAAAACAGTGTTGGATCCCTTACTCTTTATGTAACTTGTATTCTGGGTAAGTTTCGTGGAAGTACATTGCAATTTCTTTGATAGGGTGCCGGGCAACAGCACAACAGAATCTGCCTTTCATTGATGGTTGTTCCATGCAGAAGATATGTGCTTGACAAACATCATCAACGTGCACCAGAGGAATTGATCCCATGAATTCTTGCATGAATTTTAAGGCATTGCAAGAAAACAAGTCCCCAGTAAGTTGTGCCAGtatcactcccacacttgaaaccaGATTTGGAAGAAGACTTTCTCCTCCCACTAAGCCACAAGGAAGAGTTACCACTTCTAGTTTACTATCACCAAAGTCATTGTAGCTCAGCATTACTTTCTCACCTAAAGTCTTTGATTTAATGTATCCCTTCAGCAAATAATTTTCCACTTGAAAGTTTGAGCATACTTGATTCATAACTGTCAATAAATGAATCAAAATTCAAGAGGAGAAAAGCTACCATCGTGTAAGCATTGCCATAAGTAGATGAGGCATCCAGCGGTGTCCAACATGACTCATCAAGTATGGGTTTGAAGCCAACTCCATCATCCTTTCTTGAAGACATAGAAAGTGTGCTTCCAGTGTAGATCAGTCGCTTAACTGTCTGAGATCGAATGCAAGAATAAGCAATTATTCTCACCCCAGCAACAGCAGCTTCAGTAGTGTCCTTGTACTGCAACATACTCAAATCTTTAGATTTTCAATCACTAGCAAATTCACTACACCAGAGAACAAAATGacaataatatatatcatatatgtatatatatatatatatatatagattccatcgcaaaaaaaaaaagttagatgaagaaaaaaaaaacagttcaGCTGTGTATGTATAATTCTAGTAATAACATTATATTGATGTCAGTGATTTTGTACTAATTAAGATACTGACCTGGGAGCTTTGGGGGTTATGTTGTAGAGGAGTTGCAACATGAAAAACAAACTCACACCCTTCAATAGCTGGCTCGAACTCATTAGGATCGTATATGTCAGCTCTGAACAGCAATAAATTGGTGTCTGCATTGGGGAGAGACTTCAGAAGGCCTACTTTCGATGCATCCTCTGAAATATTCAGTAAAACAAACCAGAACTAAGAGGGTTGCATATATACACAGATAATCGTACATGGAAAATGCATAAACAGAGAGAAACCTAAGTTTCTGAGAGTGGCCCTTCTCTAGAAGCTTCTTGACAAGCATACAGCCAATATATCCAGAACCACCTGTAACGCAAACTCTCGAGACCTTCTTCACCATTGTTCTCCCTTCCTATTGTTCAAAAtcaatttagtttacaaacttatcaaactgtcaaataccatgtgttataacttataagaaAGAGTAGAGTAACAGGTAGCAATGGAGCAACCGAGCAATGGTTATGTTTCGTTTTGTTCTCTGGTCCAAAGTGTTACACGCTGGCAAAAAAAATTGCATTTGGTCCACTCCACATGAATATGAAAATGATCGATTGGCTAGTATCAGTCTCGCATATGTAGTACGAATATTATTATGCAGTTGATCTTAATCTCCGTTTGTCCACGGCGGCAAGTAACGGATCATTTAAGAGCATCAATGTTTCTACGGTTTTTGAAAATGACATGCCAAACTTCCTACGGCATTCATCAGATAATTGTGAGACGAGACCAAGAGTATTGACCACACTTTCAATACTGAATAACTTGAACAAATGTGCGAAGTGGATTTCACTAATCTTCGATCTAGAAATTTAGGTTGCTCCTCCAAGATAAACAGGAAGTTGCCACTCTAGCATATACCAGCGGAGGAAGTAAAGGACTAGTAAGTGGGTTCCAATGTAGCTTCTTCATGCCAAATGCCATTTAAATTAGACTGCCACAACCGTACTACCCCGTCGCTCCCAGTAGACGCCAAGGTCATTCCACTCATGTCCCACTCCAGTTGCCAGACCTGATTGCAAGACATTAATCAATTAGGAGGCTCATAACCTTAATTCAAGATAATTCacattttttcttgttttaagGCTCCGCAATTTTATAACTCCCCATATATACAGGCTTGTTCATATATACTCACTTCACATTAAAGCCTTTCTTGCTACTATTTAAGTAACAATTTGTTGCCGAAACACAGAAATTATGATTGGAAATACATTCAAATAGTTAGTATTAGTACCTCGCCTCTGTGACCAGAGAGTTGTGCGACCTTCTCTGTAAGGAGCCTTCCATCTGAGTCGGGGTTCAATCCAAGATGCCATATTGATATACCCTTGTAAGTGGCAACAGCAATCACCTCATAGGGCCTAAACAAAATTTACACACGTTCAAGATATTGATAAAAGTAGCTTTACTCCACTTTCCcctcaaattgcaaaacaCTATTTGAGTGTTTCTTACATAAATATGAATCAATAAAGTTCAGTTTTATACACATCGAGTTGATAATTTCCTACCTGCCGATGTTTGGTGCCCAAGCAACCGCATATACCTGATCACCCTTCTCATTAGGAGAAGCCAACTCTGCAACTGGGAGCCATCTTTGATGAGCTTGATCAAATTCCCATAcctgtaaattaaattataagaTCATAGCCTATCCCTTTGCATCATTTAGAAAAATTATGCcataacttttttttaatgatttgGTTTATATGTCGTAGAATCTTTATTGACAGAAAATTGTTATTAAACACTAAGATAGTGGACAGACATCAGTTCAGCAATCCGAAGGTTATTCTACACAAAGATTTTGTTTCCCCTTCAGAGCATTGCTCTTTCCATATGCATATTTAGAAAAAGCCTTTACCAATTTGGCACAGTTGCAACTTTTTAGAAGTCATATCATCAAGTGAACCTATAATGCTCCATATGATACTACAATTTCTGAAACATAATGTAAATATGACAAGTGCTTAACTAGCGtgtaaagaaattaaaattggGAGGGAGGAAGGGAGACAAGAAAGAGAGAACATTGCAATATTTAAGATAGGAAAGTACAAGTTTACCTTGGAGGAATTAAGTTGTAGCGTGTCTGAATTGAAACCCAAAACAAAGCTTGTTTCCTGGCTTTCTCCTCCTCTTGGGTTCCATGATATAGATGCAGATAAGCACACAGCTTTCCCAGTTGTAGACACCGAATCAATAACATTATGAATTTCCGCCTAGTGCAAAGGTCGTGAAAAGTAAAAGGTCAAGAGCTGTACCAAGTTGTCAATACTCATTCAAACATAGACAGCATTCTTGTCTGGACATAAACCTAAGGCAAGGTGTCATACCCTAAACATTCTTGACAAATCACACAGCCTATTTGACTTCGCAGATGCATAATATGGACTGACCAGCACATGAGATGGTTTACGACAATATATAGATAGATGGGGGAACCATGTCAAGAAGAAACATGCATGACAACAACCCAGAAAGAAGAAACCAGAGCAACAGAAACGTAATGAGGGGAACTATAAGAAAACTGTCGACAAGTATGTGCTGGCTCAAGGTTGAATTTTGTATAGTCTAAGCACAATCAGAAAACTCAGAATCGAGTTTACTGCATAATAGTATCACATCAGACTGAATAAGATAATAGGATCACCTGAAGCTGCCAGTTCTTCAATTCCAAGGGATCAAGTAGTTCATAGAGTTTGACATTGCCGTCCGAATATGCAGTGACCTATGAAATAAACAAGCTTTATTGAATTTCATTCTCTCAAATATATATCTCCACTAAAAATGCTGCACAGAGTTTCTAAAAACACCAATTACATATACGAAAAGGAGAATGGGCAAATCGGTAAGCAACCCAACATTCACCAAGCTGAAATAAAAGCCAGAAATAGAAGCTACAAATGCTAACCATTTTCAAACTCGACGATGAACCTCCGAATTGCACATCTAGCAGCTGAGTTGAATCACTTGGAAAGCTTTTGCACAGCTTCCATTGAAGTGGTTGTGCATCTACACAACATTAAAACCATATCTTCCATCATATACAATGCTGATCACTAATAATATTGCCGACACAAGCATTATAACATCACGAAACACAATTTCTAAACAAGTACATTGAATTCAAAAGTACCTTCGACAGTCTCTTCCCACAAAGACAACGTTCCATCGCCACAAACACACGCCACGGCGTGACCGAACTGCGGAGGAACCCAAACAACTTTCACAATGCCGGAAGCGTGGTGAACCTGCAAACCCAAAACAACAATCAAAACTGATGTGAACAGAACAAAACAAGTAAAATCTatgtcttttgttttttggggTAGAATTGGAAATAGTGAAAAGAGAGAAGTGGGTTATTGAAGAGATGGATGGGAATGGTGGGGGACCTTGAATTTAGAGGTGGAGGagaaagaggaggaagaagggtGGGGGGAGTCGAAGATGGTGAGAGTTCCGTCGAGGGAGCCGGTGGCTAGTCTCTGGGAGGAGTAATTCCAAGAGGAGCAGGTGGTTCCTTTATCAAGAGTCACCAGAGATTTCTCCATCTCCGTCGTCGAAGCGCCTGGAGCTCCGACTGTAATGGGCGTCGATTATCGGAAGAGGTGGAGGAAAAGAAGGTTTTAGTTTGTAGAAAAGGGTTTTGGTACGAATCGG containing:
- the LOC126794368 gene encoding anthocyanidin reductase ((2S)-flavan-3-ol-forming)-like gives rise to the protein MVKKVSRVCVTGGSGYIGCMLVKKLLEKGHSQKLRFLSDASKVGLLKSLPNADTNLLLFRADIYDPNEFEPAIEGCEFVFHVATPLQHNPQSSQYKDTTEAAVAGVRIIAYSCIRSQTVKRLIYTGSTLSMSSRKDDGVGFKPILDESCWTPLDASSTYGNAYTMGYIKSKTLGEKVMLSYNDFGDSKLEVVTLPCGLVGGESLLPNLVSSVGVILAQLTGDLFSCNALKFMQEFMGSIPLVHVDDVCQAHIFCMEQPSMKGRFCCAVARHPIKEIAMYFHETYPEYKLHKESTEGPKEGSKSDFSKLKKIGFQYKFGMKEILDDSVAWAKKLNVISFSQAV
- the LOC126794367 gene encoding protein SEH1; the protein is MEKSLVTLDKGTTCSSWNYSSQRLATGSLDGTLTIFDSPHPSSSSFSSTSKFKVHHASGIVKVVWVPPQFGHAVACVCGDGTLSLWEETVEDAQPLQWKLCKSFPSDSTQLLDVQFGGSSSSLKMVTAYSDGNVKLYELLDPLELKNWQLQAEIHNVIDSVSTTGKAVCLSASISWNPRGGESQETSFVLGFNSDTLQLNSSKVWEFDQAHQRWLPVAELASPNEKGDQVYAVAWAPNIGRPYEVIAVATYKGISIWHLGLNPDSDGRLLTEKVAQLSGHRGEVWQLEWDMSGMTLASTGSDGVVRLWQSNLNGIWHEEATLEPTY